CGAGACCGAGTGGTCCGCCACCGGCCGACACACCGGCCGCACCGACATCCCGCTGACCGACGAAGGCCGCGCGATGGCCCGGGCCCTCGGCGCCCGCCTCGCCAAGGCCCCCTGGAACGGGCTGCCGGACGCGCTCGTCTACACCAGCCCGCTCGGCCGTGCCAAGGAGACCTGCGCGCTGGCCGGCTTCGGCGACCGCGCGGTGGACCGCCCCGAGCTGATGGAGTGGGACTACGGCCAGTACGAGGGCCGCACCGGCGTGGACATCCGCGCCACCGACCACCCCGGCTGGCTGATCTGGCGGGACGGCGTGCCCGGTGGCGAGAAGCTCTCCGAGGTGGCCGCCCGGGTGGACGCCTTCCTCGCCGACCTCAACCAGGAGCACGGCGTCCCGGAGCCGGACACCACCCAGATGCACTGCGCCGACCGGGACGTCGTCCTGTTCGCGCACGGCCACCTGCTGCGCATCCTGGCCGCCCGCTGGCTGGGCCTGCCGCCCGAGTTCGCCCAGCGGTTCAAGCTCGGCACGGCCGCACTCTGCGTGCTGTCCTGGGAGTACGGCGCCCCGGCCGTGGAGATCTGGAACGACCTCTCCCACCTGGACGGCCTGAACGCCGGGCACTGACGGATCCGGGACCGGGCGCTGACGGGCCCAGTACCGCCGGACAGGCCCTAGGCGGCCGCCCGCTCGTACTCGGCCAGGAACCGGCGCACCTCGGGCACCCCGGCGTGCGGGCGCAGCCGCCCGGCGGTGTCCGCCAGCATGCTCCGGATCCGGGCCGAGCGGACGTCACCGAACAGCGCGACGGCGGACGAGCCGTGGTGCGCCGCGCCCGCCAGGTCCCCCCGGCCGAGCCGGTCGTGGGCCAGCTCGGCGGTGTACAGCACCCGGTTGCGGACGAAGTGCGGCTTCTGCAGCGCTATGGCCAGCCCGGCCTGCTCGCTGGCGCGGTCCCAGTCGCCGAGCGCGGACCAGCACTGCGACTGGAGGCCGGCGATCTCGGCCTCGCCGAAGAAGGACATCCACTCCGGATCGCCCTCGGCGGTGCCGCGGTCGAACAGCGCGTACGCCCGGCCGAGCGCGCGTTCGCAGGAGGTGCGGTCCTGCAGCAGGGCCCAGGCGCCGGCCTCGCGCATGGCCAGCAGCGCGAGCAGCCGGCAGGAGCCCAGCTCCCGGGCGGCGACCTGCCCGGCCTGGGCGGCACGCAGCGCCTCGCGCGGGCGGCCGGCGTCCCGGGCGAGGAAGGCGCTGTTGCAGAAGACGTGTGCCTCCAGTGCGGAGTCCCCGGCCATCCGGGCGGTGGCCAGCGCCTCGGCGTAGAACGAGCGGGCGTCCGCGAGCCGGTTCGAGTCGTGTGCCAACCAGCCCACCGAGATGGCGAGTTCGCCCGCTCCGGCCTGGAGCCGGCGTTCCGTCTCGGCGCTGTACTCGCCCTCGTTGAGCAGGACGTACGCGTTGCGCAGCGACTGCCCGGCGAGCTCGTACAGGGCGTCGGCGCCGTGCGCGTCGTCGGCCAACCGGATGTCCCGGACGGCCTGTTCGACCCCGAGCACCTCGGCGGCGCCGACCCTGCGCAGGGTCGGCACCGGCCCGGGCCGGCCGGGCACCACCCGGTCGGTGCCGAGCAGCGGCTCGCCGGCCAGCAGTGACGGTGCGGCGAACTCCGCACCGGGAAGGGCGCCTTGGCCGGTGAGCACACCGGAGGCGCCGTCGGTACCGGCCGGTCGACCGGCGGCCGCGGCCGTTCGGTCGATGCCGATCACGGTGGCCAGCGCGGTGGTGCCGCCGGCCAGGAACGTACGGCGACGCACGTCGTCGTTCTCCTCGTCGAGATAGGGCGATCCATCGGGCCCCCGGGGCACCGCGCCGGGACTCGGCCAGCGGGGGCCGTCCGGAACGGTTGGATCCGCGTACGGCGAGGCAGCGTACGGGAGTTGAGTGGAGAGTGGTGAGCGCGGGGCGGGCAGGGGCGGGAACGGCGGGTGGAGCGGGGGCGGTTCGGCCCGTCCGCCGCCGTCCGCCGGGCGCCGGCGGACGGACGTGCGGGGGGCGAAGCCGAGGTCGGTGAGCGTGCGGTCCGGCCACATGTGCCGGAAGACCCGCTCGTAGGCGTAGTTGGGGCAGCGGATCTCACCGGACTCGACCCGCCCGATGTAGCGGGCGTCGCAGGAGACGTGCTCGCCGATCTCGCGGGCGGCCCGGCGCACCGCCATGGCGAACTCGCCGGGGGAGCGGTCGCCGCGCAGCGCGCGCATGACGGCGTTGGGGGACGGTCGGTTCGGCTCGGCCGGTGGGGTGGCTGCCATGGCGCCGAGAGTACTCGGAGTCACCGGTCGGACACATTGGGTTTGTGGGAGATTTGCTGACAATACCGGGCAAAGCGGCCGATGTTGCGGGATATCTGCCATGAAATGCCATGCCTTGCTGTAAGGCGCCCCGTGGCCTGGGGTGCGTTCGCGGCGTTGTCCTGGTACGTGGAAAAGCCAAGGCCGTCGCCACCGGCCCCGTCCCAGCCCGGTGGCCCCTCCGGGCGGCTGTGCTTCCGGATCCGACGAGGTACAGGAGGGCCCATGATGGCCACCGGACTGCCGCAGTACCGACCCGTCCCCGGGGGAGTGCTCGCCGGCGCCGCCCCCGCCCTGCTCCCCGACCCCGCCGACGACCGGATCCCCGGCCGGGGTCCGGTGGACGGCGGCCGCGCGCCGTGCGGCGGTCCCCGGCGCGAGCGCTCCGCCCCCGAGGAGGGCATCCTCGTCACCGGCTGCGACACGGTGACGGTCGCCCTGCGGCACGGCCTGGAAGCCGTCGACATCCTGCGGCTGCGCCGCGCCTGCGGGGCCGTGCACCAGAGCCGCAACGGCAGCACCCTCTCCTTCCTCGTCCCGGCCGGCACCTGGGAGACCTGGCACCTGCCCGGCAGCTCCTGTACGGCCGGCGCCCTCGTCCCGGCCGCCACCGACCCCCGCTGGGTGCTCCCCCCCGCCGGCGCCGGCCGCGCCGCCCGTCCCACCGACGCCTGGGTGCTCCGCTCCGCCCTCTGCGAGGCCGCCTGCACGCTCACCGCGAGCGGCCTCGGCCCGTTCTAGCCGACCGCTGGCTCCGCCCCGTCGGGCCGTCCGGCCGGGCCGTCCGGCCGAGCCGTCCCGCGCGGCGGCGATAATGGCCGACATGGGACGAAGCAGGAACAAGGCCGCCCGCGGCAGCGAGACGGTGGACACCAGCGGGCCGGACGGACGCACCCACGCCCAGGGCCCGCTCACCCGTCCCGTCGGCTCCGGCCTGGCCGAACTGCGGCCCGACCGCGACCGCCCCGCCGCCTGGTCGCTGCTGATCGACGGCGCCCCGCAGTCCCTGGTCGACCTCGCCGATCCCACCCACCTCGGCTTCGAGTACCAGCGCCGGCTCGGCCACCTGATCGACCTGGTCGCCCCGCCCGGCCGCCCGCTGACCGTCCTGCACCTCGGCGGCGGTGCCCTCACCCTGGCCCGCTACGTCGCCGCCACCCGGCCGCGCTCCCGCCAGCAGGTCGCCGAGATCGACACCGCGCTCACCGAACTCGTCCGCACCGAACTGCCGTTGGACCGCGGCTGGCAGATCAAGGTGCGCGGCGCGGACGCCCGCAGCGTGCTGGAACGCACCCCCGAGGGCACCGTCGACCTGGTCATCACCGACGTCTTCTCCGGCGCCCGCACCCCGGCCCACTGCACCACCGTCGAGTTCACCACCCTCGCCGCCCGCGCCCTCGCCCCCGGCGGCTGGTACGCCGCCAACATCGCCGACGGCGCCGCCCTGCCCTTCGCCCGCTCCCAGGTCGCCACCCTCGGCGCGGTCTTCCCGGAACTCTGCCTGATCGCCGACCCGGCCGTGCTGCGCGGCAAGCGCTTCGGCAACCTCGTCCTGGCCGCCGCCCACACCCCGCTCCCCGTCGCCGACCTCACCCGCCGCGCGGCCTCCGACCCCGCCCACGCCCGCGTCGAACACGGCCGCCCCCTCACCGACTTCGCCGCCGGAGCCACCCCGGCCACCGACGCCACCGCCGCGCCCTCCCCGGAGCCACCCCCGGGCGTCTTCCACTGACAAGCCACCGGCCCCGCCGTTCCATCCGACGGCGGGGCCACCCGGTTCGGTCGGCGTCCCGCCAGGTTCGGCTCCTGGGCGCGAACTTCCGCTGCTGGAGCCCGCCGCCGTGCTCTGCACACCCGCGCCGACAGCAGGCCGGCCCGGTCAGTGTCCGCGGGGCAGTCCGCGGTGCTTG
The genomic region above belongs to Streptomyces sp. 1331.2 and contains:
- a CDS encoding transcriptional regulator; translation: MAATPPAEPNRPSPNAVMRALRGDRSPGEFAMAVRRAAREIGEHVSCDARYIGRVESGEIRCPNYAYERVFRHMWPDRTLTDLGFAPRTSVRRRPADGGGRAEPPPLHPPFPPLPAPRSPLSTQLPYAASPYADPTVPDGPRWPSPGAVPRGPDGSPYLDEENDDVRRRTFLAGGTTALATVIGIDRTAAAAGRPAGTDGASGVLTGQGALPGAEFAAPSLLAGEPLLGTDRVVPGRPGPVPTLRRVGAAEVLGVEQAVRDIRLADDAHGADALYELAGQSLRNAYVLLNEGEYSAETERRLQAGAGELAISVGWLAHDSNRLADARSFYAEALATARMAGDSALEAHVFCNSAFLARDAGRPREALRAAQAGQVAARELGSCRLLALLAMREAGAWALLQDRTSCERALGRAYALFDRGTAEGDPEWMSFFGEAEIAGLQSQCWSALGDWDRASEQAGLAIALQKPHFVRNRVLYTAELAHDRLGRGDLAGAAHHGSSAVALFGDVRSARIRSMLADTAGRLRPHAGVPEVRRFLAEYERAAA
- a CDS encoding spermidine synthase, with the protein product MGRSRNKAARGSETVDTSGPDGRTHAQGPLTRPVGSGLAELRPDRDRPAAWSLLIDGAPQSLVDLADPTHLGFEYQRRLGHLIDLVAPPGRPLTVLHLGGGALTLARYVAATRPRSRQQVAEIDTALTELVRTELPLDRGWQIKVRGADARSVLERTPEGTVDLVITDVFSGARTPAHCTTVEFTTLAARALAPGGWYAANIADGAALPFARSQVATLGAVFPELCLIADPAVLRGKRFGNLVLAAAHTPLPVADLTRRAASDPAHARVEHGRPLTDFAAGATPATDATAAPSPEPPPGVFH
- a CDS encoding histidine phosphatase family protein — protein: MPARIVLVRHGETEWSATGRHTGRTDIPLTDEGRAMARALGARLAKAPWNGLPDALVYTSPLGRAKETCALAGFGDRAVDRPELMEWDYGQYEGRTGVDIRATDHPGWLIWRDGVPGGEKLSEVAARVDAFLADLNQEHGVPEPDTTQMHCADRDVVLFAHGHLLRILAARWLGLPPEFAQRFKLGTAALCVLSWEYGAPAVEIWNDLSHLDGLNAGH